In the Apteryx mantelli isolate bAptMan1 chromosome 1, bAptMan1.hap1, whole genome shotgun sequence genome, one interval contains:
- the ATN1 gene encoding atrophin-1 isoform X2 translates to MSRMLFTFSPFVSLSAFQDSPGSCCIAGMSMRSGRKKETPGPREELRSRGRASPGGVSTSSSDGKAEKSRQATKKGQVEESCTPKGSKQGRTEEISESEGEDSNAPKKTKTEELPCPPSPSDVDSLDGHSFNDEMSSDPRDIDQDNRSTSPSVYSPGSVENDSDSSSVLSQGPSHSYHHPPLFPQSPPVAPPPDSLARPPEPSFGLPAEVHPQGPTAGSYHSQLEGQASRIFQAQAPQTPASSSSAVATSSTPSSSSSSSAHAPLYPTANMVQAGTKIASGVGGLPASGGREQTLSAKHNPPPTTPISLASVVGGLPPQKTPPANPPAASPASAPSFPHVSANLPPLPALRPLNNAVATSSSPGMVGQTLAGHLPLPHGMGQDKAQTVAPSRYPYAPPPLPPSSSSAQYPQASPAQPLPSYSASYGHSFPLPSGLSVSSQPPKYTQPSLPSQPVWSQGPPPYSRPLGNTSSHPAASFPGQSSHHQQAPQQHHHGHGSGAGVSPATVAPPQAPGGYSHTLESNNHHPSHATYGLRLYPPHSQATYSQAPSAAAAAPSSSSSSSSSSSSSSSSSSSSSSSSSASSASSQGSYPGLCAHPQGQSPATYTFPPPPPPSPAHGAGPPVTSASTTLSTVIATMASPSSAPYKTVSPPVPPSAIAPYGKRASSPVPTFQPPAPYKPGSPPVSSASSFHVATPPSYHMTSSPVMGGYKAPSPAPAAPSLPGSMGAPAPPLPPLPLSAAQIKQEPSEEYEPPESPMPPARSPSPPPKVVDVPSHASQSARFNKHLDRGFNSCSRTDLYFVPLDGSKLAKKRADLVEKVRREAEQKAREEKEREREREREKEREREKERELERSVKMAQEGRPVECSSLGPVPHRPSFEQGSAVATVPPYLGPDTPALRTLSEYARPHVMSPSNRNHPFYVPLGAVDPGLLGYNMPAIYSSDPATRERELREREARERDLRDRDLRERLKPGFEVKPAELEQLHAVPAAAMDPFPRHGGLSLQTAPGLHPAFPFHPGLGHLERERLALAAGPTLRPDMSYAERLAAERQHAERVAALSNDPLARLQMLNVTPHHHQHSHIHSHLHLHQQDAIHAASASVHPLIDPLASGSHLTRIPYPAGTIPNPLLPHPLHENEVLRHQLFAAPYRDLPGSLSAPMSAAHQLQAMHAQSAELQRLALEQQQWLHAHHPLHGVPLPTQEDYYSHLKKESDKPL, encoded by the exons ATGTCCCGCATGCTATTCACTTTCTCACCTTTTGTCTCTCTGTCTGCCTTTCAGGATTCACCAGGATCTTGTTGCATTGCTGGT ATGTCAATGAGGAGTGGACGGAAGAAGGAGACTCCAGGGCCCCGAGAGGAGCTCAGATCACGGGGTCGAGCTTCCCCAGGTGGTGTCAGCACCTCCAGCAGTGATGGCAAAGCTGAAAAATCCCGACAAGCAACAAAG AAAGGCCAGGTGGAGGAATCCTGCACCCCCAAAGGCAGCAAGCAGGGCCGAACAGAAGAGATTTCAGAGAGTGAAGGGGAGGACAGCAATGctcccaaaaaaaccaaaactgag GAGTTACCCTGTCCTCCATCCCCGTCAGATGTTGACAGCCTTGATGGCCACAGCTTCAATGATGAGATGAGCAGTGACCCACGGGACATTGACCAGGATAACAGGAGCACCTCGCCAAGTGTCTACAGCCCCGGAAGCGTGGAGAATGACTCTGACTCTTCCTCTGTGCTGTCCCAGGGACCATCTCACTCCTATCACCACCCTCCGCTCTTCCCTCAGAGTCCTCCGGTagctcctcctcctgacagcctgGCCCGCCCGCCTGAGCCGAGCTTTGGTCTCCCAGCCGAAGTCCACCCGCAGGGCCCCACTGCAGGGAGCTACCACTCTCAGCTCGAGGGTCAAGCTTCACGGATTTTCCAGGCTCAGGCCCCACAGACAcctgcctcctcctcttctgctgttGCCACCTCTTctactccctcctcctcctcctcctcctctgcccatGCTCCTCTTTACCCTACAGCCAATATGGTCCAGGCTGGGACCAAAATTGCCAGTGGTGTGGGGGGGCTCCCAGCATCAGGGGGTCGCGAGCAGACCCTCAGTGCCAAGCACAATCCACCGCCCACCACCCCTATCTCACTGGCATCAGTGGTTGGTGGGCTTCCCCCTCAAAAGACCCCCCCAGCCAaccctccagctgcctccccggcttctgctccttcctttccCCATGTCTCTGCTAATCTGCCTCCCCTGCCAGCTCTGCGCCCACTCAACAATGCAGTGGCCACCTCCAGTTCTCCGGGGATGGTGGGGCAGACCCTGGCTGGGCACCTCCCATTGCCCCATGGGATGGGGCAGGACAAGGCACAAACCGTGGCCCCGTCACGTTATCCCTATGCCCCTCCACCACTGCCACCGTCCAGTTCCTCTGCTCAGTACCCCCAGGCGtcccctgcccagcccctgcccagttACAGTGCCTCCTATGGCCactccttccccctgcccagtGGCCTCTCGGTGTCTAGTCAGCCCCCCAAATACACCCAGCCCTCCCTGCCTTCCCAGCCTGTCTGGAGCCAGGGGCCGCCCCCCTACAGCCGTCCGCTGGGCAACACCAGCTCCcaccctgctgcctccttccctggCCAGAGCTCCCACCACCAGCAGGCGCCCCAGCAGCACCACCATGGGCATGGGAGTGGAGCGGGGGTTTCCCCAGCCACAGTAGCTCCTCCCCAGGCCCCCGGGGGTTACTCGCACACCCTGGAGTCAAACAACCATCACCCTTCCCATGCCACTTATGGGCTGCGACTCTACCCACCCCACAGCCAGGCCACTTACAGCCAGGCTCCCTCTGCGGCCGCTgcggccccctcctcctcctcctcctcttcctcctcctcctcctcctcctcctcctcctcctcctcctcctcctcgtcgtcTTCCGCCTCTTCTGCCTCTTCCCAGGGAAGCTATCCTGGCCTGTGTGCTCACCCCCAGGGGCAGAGCCCTGCCACATACACCTTCCCTCCACCGCCCCCGCCCTCCCCTGCCCACGGCGCTGGCCCTCCTGTCACTTCGGCTTCCACCACGCTCTCCACTGTCATTGCCACCATGGCctccccctcctcagccccctaCAAGACCGTGTCGCCCCCGGTGCCCCCCTCAGCCATAGCCCCCTATGGGAAGCGAGCATCATCCCCTGTCCCTACCTTCCAGCCCCCAGCTCCCTACAAGCCAGGCTCTCCCCCTGTGtcctctgcctcctccttccACGTGGCTACCCCTCCCAGCTACCACATGACATCTTCCCCTGTGATGGGTGGTTACAaagccccctcccctgccccggccgccccctcaCTGCCGGGCAGCATGGGTGCCCCCGCACCACCGCTGCCCCCCCTCCCACTGAGTGCAGCACAGATCAAGCAGGAGCCATCAGAGGAGTACGAGCCTCCTGAGAGCCCCATGCCGCCGGCTCGCAGCCCCTCGCCGCCCCCCAAGGTGGTGGACGTGCCCAGCCATGCCAGCCAGTCAGCCAG GTTCAACAAACACCTGGACCGTGGCTTCAACTCCTGCTCCCGCACAGACCTGTACTTTGTACCCCTTGACGGCTCCAAGCTGGCCAAGAAAAGGGCAGACTTGGTGGAAAAAGTCCGGAGAGAGGCTGAGCAGAAGGCCCGTGAGGAGAAGGAACGAGAGAGGGAgcgggagagggagaaggagagggaaagagagaaggagagggagctggagagaaGCGTG AAGATGGCCCAGGAGGGCCGGCCAGTTGAATGCTCATCTCTTGGGCCTGTTCCCCATCGCCCCTCCTTTGAGCAGGGCAGTGCTGTAGCAACTGTTCCCCCATACCTGGGCCCTGACACTCCAGCTCTGCGCACACTCAGTGAATATGCACGGCCACACGTTATGTCCCCCAGCAACCGCAACCACCCTTTTTATGTGCCCCTGGGTGCTGTTGACCCAGGCTTGCTGGGGTACAACATGCCAGCCATCTACAGCAGTGACCCAGCTACGCGGGAGCGAGAGTTGAGGGAGCGAGAAGCCCGTGAACGAGACCTGAGGGACCGAGACCTGCGTGAACGTCTCAAGCCTGGGTTTGAAGTCAAGCCAGCTGAGTTGGAGCAGCTTCATGCCGTGCCAGCTGCTGCCATGGATCCTTTCCCACGCCATGGCGGGCTGAGTCTGCAGACAGCCCCTGGCCTTCATCCTGCTTTTCCCTTCCACCCAGGGCTGGGCCACTTGGAGCGGGAGAGGCTGGCGCTGGCGGCTGGCCCAACCCTTCGTCCTGACATGTCCTATGCTGAGCGCTTGGCAGCCGAGCGCCAGCACGCAGAGCGGGTGGCTGCTCTCAGCAATGACCCTCTGGCCCGGCTTCAGATGCTCAATGTGACACCACATCATCATCAGCATTCCCACATCCACTCCCACCTCCATCTCCACCAGCAGGATGCTATACATGCAG CCTCAGCCTCTGTTCACCCTCTTATTGACCCACTTGCCTCGGGATCACATCTCACCCGGATACCATACCCAGCGGGAACCATCCCCAACCCACTCCTCCCTCACCCCTTACATGAGAATGAAGTGCTGCGCCACCAGCTTTTTG CTGCACCCTACAGGGACCTGCCGGGGTCTCTCTCTGCACCGATGTCAGCAGCACATCAGCTTCAGGCCATGCATGCACAGTCAGCTGAGCTGCAGCGCTTGGCTCTAGAACAGCAGCAGTGGCTTCATGCCCACCACCCTCTGCATGGAGTACCGCTCCCTACACAGGAGGATTACTACAG tcacctgaagaaagaaagtgacAAACCCCTTTAA
- the ATN1 gene encoding atrophin-1 isoform X4, translating into MSRMLFTFSPFVSLSAFQDSPGSCCIAGKGQVEESCTPKGSKQGRTEEISESEGEDSNAPKKTKTEELPCPPSPSDVDSLDGHSFNDEMSSDPRDIDQDNRSTSPSVYSPGSVENDSDSSSVLSQGPSHSYHHPPLFPQSPPVAPPPDSLARPPEPSFGLPAEVHPQGPTAGSYHSQLEGQASRIFQAQAPQTPASSSSAVATSSTPSSSSSSSAHAPLYPTANMVQAGTKIASGVGGLPASGGREQTLSAKHNPPPTTPISLASVVGGLPPQKTPPANPPAASPASAPSFPHVSANLPPLPALRPLNNAVATSSSPGMVGQTLAGHLPLPHGMGQDKAQTVAPSRYPYAPPPLPPSSSSAQYPQASPAQPLPSYSASYGHSFPLPSGLSVSSQPPKYTQPSLPSQPVWSQGPPPYSRPLGNTSSHPAASFPGQSSHHQQAPQQHHHGHGSGAGVSPATVAPPQAPGGYSHTLESNNHHPSHATYGLRLYPPHSQATYSQAPSAAAAAPSSSSSSSSSSSSSSSSSSSSSSSSSASSASSQGSYPGLCAHPQGQSPATYTFPPPPPPSPAHGAGPPVTSASTTLSTVIATMASPSSAPYKTVSPPVPPSAIAPYGKRASSPVPTFQPPAPYKPGSPPVSSASSFHVATPPSYHMTSSPVMGGYKAPSPAPAAPSLPGSMGAPAPPLPPLPLSAAQIKQEPSEEYEPPESPMPPARSPSPPPKVVDVPSHASQSARFNKHLDRGFNSCSRTDLYFVPLDGSKLAKKRADLVEKVRREAEQKAREEKEREREREREKEREREKERELERSVKMAQEGRPVECSSLGPVPHRPSFEQGSAVATVPPYLGPDTPALRTLSEYARPHVMSPSNRNHPFYVPLGAVDPGLLGYNMPAIYSSDPATRERELREREARERDLRDRDLRERLKPGFEVKPAELEQLHAVPAAAMDPFPRHGGLSLQTAPGLHPAFPFHPGLGHLERERLALAAGPTLRPDMSYAERLAAERQHAERVAALSNDPLARLQMLNVTPHHHQHSHIHSHLHLHQQDAIHAASASVHPLIDPLASGSHLTRIPYPAGTIPNPLLPHPLHENEVLRHQLFAAPYRDLPGSLSAPMSAAHQLQAMHAQSAELQRLALEQQQWLHAHHPLHGVPLPTQEDYYSHLKKESDKPL; encoded by the exons ATGTCCCGCATGCTATTCACTTTCTCACCTTTTGTCTCTCTGTCTGCCTTTCAGGATTCACCAGGATCTTGTTGCATTGCTGGT AAAGGCCAGGTGGAGGAATCCTGCACCCCCAAAGGCAGCAAGCAGGGCCGAACAGAAGAGATTTCAGAGAGTGAAGGGGAGGACAGCAATGctcccaaaaaaaccaaaactgag GAGTTACCCTGTCCTCCATCCCCGTCAGATGTTGACAGCCTTGATGGCCACAGCTTCAATGATGAGATGAGCAGTGACCCACGGGACATTGACCAGGATAACAGGAGCACCTCGCCAAGTGTCTACAGCCCCGGAAGCGTGGAGAATGACTCTGACTCTTCCTCTGTGCTGTCCCAGGGACCATCTCACTCCTATCACCACCCTCCGCTCTTCCCTCAGAGTCCTCCGGTagctcctcctcctgacagcctgGCCCGCCCGCCTGAGCCGAGCTTTGGTCTCCCAGCCGAAGTCCACCCGCAGGGCCCCACTGCAGGGAGCTACCACTCTCAGCTCGAGGGTCAAGCTTCACGGATTTTCCAGGCTCAGGCCCCACAGACAcctgcctcctcctcttctgctgttGCCACCTCTTctactccctcctcctcctcctcctcctctgcccatGCTCCTCTTTACCCTACAGCCAATATGGTCCAGGCTGGGACCAAAATTGCCAGTGGTGTGGGGGGGCTCCCAGCATCAGGGGGTCGCGAGCAGACCCTCAGTGCCAAGCACAATCCACCGCCCACCACCCCTATCTCACTGGCATCAGTGGTTGGTGGGCTTCCCCCTCAAAAGACCCCCCCAGCCAaccctccagctgcctccccggcttctgctccttcctttccCCATGTCTCTGCTAATCTGCCTCCCCTGCCAGCTCTGCGCCCACTCAACAATGCAGTGGCCACCTCCAGTTCTCCGGGGATGGTGGGGCAGACCCTGGCTGGGCACCTCCCATTGCCCCATGGGATGGGGCAGGACAAGGCACAAACCGTGGCCCCGTCACGTTATCCCTATGCCCCTCCACCACTGCCACCGTCCAGTTCCTCTGCTCAGTACCCCCAGGCGtcccctgcccagcccctgcccagttACAGTGCCTCCTATGGCCactccttccccctgcccagtGGCCTCTCGGTGTCTAGTCAGCCCCCCAAATACACCCAGCCCTCCCTGCCTTCCCAGCCTGTCTGGAGCCAGGGGCCGCCCCCCTACAGCCGTCCGCTGGGCAACACCAGCTCCcaccctgctgcctccttccctggCCAGAGCTCCCACCACCAGCAGGCGCCCCAGCAGCACCACCATGGGCATGGGAGTGGAGCGGGGGTTTCCCCAGCCACAGTAGCTCCTCCCCAGGCCCCCGGGGGTTACTCGCACACCCTGGAGTCAAACAACCATCACCCTTCCCATGCCACTTATGGGCTGCGACTCTACCCACCCCACAGCCAGGCCACTTACAGCCAGGCTCCCTCTGCGGCCGCTgcggccccctcctcctcctcctcctcttcctcctcctcctcctcctcctcctcctcctcctcctcctcctcctcgtcgtcTTCCGCCTCTTCTGCCTCTTCCCAGGGAAGCTATCCTGGCCTGTGTGCTCACCCCCAGGGGCAGAGCCCTGCCACATACACCTTCCCTCCACCGCCCCCGCCCTCCCCTGCCCACGGCGCTGGCCCTCCTGTCACTTCGGCTTCCACCACGCTCTCCACTGTCATTGCCACCATGGCctccccctcctcagccccctaCAAGACCGTGTCGCCCCCGGTGCCCCCCTCAGCCATAGCCCCCTATGGGAAGCGAGCATCATCCCCTGTCCCTACCTTCCAGCCCCCAGCTCCCTACAAGCCAGGCTCTCCCCCTGTGtcctctgcctcctccttccACGTGGCTACCCCTCCCAGCTACCACATGACATCTTCCCCTGTGATGGGTGGTTACAaagccccctcccctgccccggccgccccctcaCTGCCGGGCAGCATGGGTGCCCCCGCACCACCGCTGCCCCCCCTCCCACTGAGTGCAGCACAGATCAAGCAGGAGCCATCAGAGGAGTACGAGCCTCCTGAGAGCCCCATGCCGCCGGCTCGCAGCCCCTCGCCGCCCCCCAAGGTGGTGGACGTGCCCAGCCATGCCAGCCAGTCAGCCAG GTTCAACAAACACCTGGACCGTGGCTTCAACTCCTGCTCCCGCACAGACCTGTACTTTGTACCCCTTGACGGCTCCAAGCTGGCCAAGAAAAGGGCAGACTTGGTGGAAAAAGTCCGGAGAGAGGCTGAGCAGAAGGCCCGTGAGGAGAAGGAACGAGAGAGGGAgcgggagagggagaaggagagggaaagagagaaggagagggagctggagagaaGCGTG AAGATGGCCCAGGAGGGCCGGCCAGTTGAATGCTCATCTCTTGGGCCTGTTCCCCATCGCCCCTCCTTTGAGCAGGGCAGTGCTGTAGCAACTGTTCCCCCATACCTGGGCCCTGACACTCCAGCTCTGCGCACACTCAGTGAATATGCACGGCCACACGTTATGTCCCCCAGCAACCGCAACCACCCTTTTTATGTGCCCCTGGGTGCTGTTGACCCAGGCTTGCTGGGGTACAACATGCCAGCCATCTACAGCAGTGACCCAGCTACGCGGGAGCGAGAGTTGAGGGAGCGAGAAGCCCGTGAACGAGACCTGAGGGACCGAGACCTGCGTGAACGTCTCAAGCCTGGGTTTGAAGTCAAGCCAGCTGAGTTGGAGCAGCTTCATGCCGTGCCAGCTGCTGCCATGGATCCTTTCCCACGCCATGGCGGGCTGAGTCTGCAGACAGCCCCTGGCCTTCATCCTGCTTTTCCCTTCCACCCAGGGCTGGGCCACTTGGAGCGGGAGAGGCTGGCGCTGGCGGCTGGCCCAACCCTTCGTCCTGACATGTCCTATGCTGAGCGCTTGGCAGCCGAGCGCCAGCACGCAGAGCGGGTGGCTGCTCTCAGCAATGACCCTCTGGCCCGGCTTCAGATGCTCAATGTGACACCACATCATCATCAGCATTCCCACATCCACTCCCACCTCCATCTCCACCAGCAGGATGCTATACATGCAG CCTCAGCCTCTGTTCACCCTCTTATTGACCCACTTGCCTCGGGATCACATCTCACCCGGATACCATACCCAGCGGGAACCATCCCCAACCCACTCCTCCCTCACCCCTTACATGAGAATGAAGTGCTGCGCCACCAGCTTTTTG CTGCACCCTACAGGGACCTGCCGGGGTCTCTCTCTGCACCGATGTCAGCAGCACATCAGCTTCAGGCCATGCATGCACAGTCAGCTGAGCTGCAGCGCTTGGCTCTAGAACAGCAGCAGTGGCTTCATGCCCACCACCCTCTGCATGGAGTACCGCTCCCTACACAGGAGGATTACTACAG tcacctgaagaaagaaagtgacAAACCCCTTTAA
- the ATN1 gene encoding atrophin-1 isoform X5, with amino-acid sequence MFSSNRAKENGGPTPKRMKTRQNKDSKGQVEESCTPKGSKQGRTEEISESEGEDSNAPKKTKTEELPCPPSPSDVDSLDGHSFNDEMSSDPRDIDQDNRSTSPSVYSPGSVENDSDSSSVLSQGPSHSYHHPPLFPQSPPVAPPPDSLARPPEPSFGLPAEVHPQGPTAGSYHSQLEGQASRIFQAQAPQTPASSSSAVATSSTPSSSSSSSAHAPLYPTANMVQAGTKIASGVGGLPASGGREQTLSAKHNPPPTTPISLASVVGGLPPQKTPPANPPAASPASAPSFPHVSANLPPLPALRPLNNAVATSSSPGMVGQTLAGHLPLPHGMGQDKAQTVAPSRYPYAPPPLPPSSSSAQYPQASPAQPLPSYSASYGHSFPLPSGLSVSSQPPKYTQPSLPSQPVWSQGPPPYSRPLGNTSSHPAASFPGQSSHHQQAPQQHHHGHGSGAGVSPATVAPPQAPGGYSHTLESNNHHPSHATYGLRLYPPHSQATYSQAPSAAAAAPSSSSSSSSSSSSSSSSSSSSSSSSSASSASSQGSYPGLCAHPQGQSPATYTFPPPPPPSPAHGAGPPVTSASTTLSTVIATMASPSSAPYKTVSPPVPPSAIAPYGKRASSPVPTFQPPAPYKPGSPPVSSASSFHVATPPSYHMTSSPVMGGYKAPSPAPAAPSLPGSMGAPAPPLPPLPLSAAQIKQEPSEEYEPPESPMPPARSPSPPPKVVDVPSHASQSARFNKHLDRGFNSCSRTDLYFVPLDGSKLAKKRADLVEKVRREAEQKAREEKEREREREREKEREREKERELERSVKMAQEGRPVECSSLGPVPHRPSFEQGSAVATVPPYLGPDTPALRTLSEYARPHVMSPSNRNHPFYVPLGAVDPGLLGYNMPAIYSSDPATRERELREREARERDLRDRDLRERLKPGFEVKPAELEQLHAVPAAAMDPFPRHGGLSLQTAPGLHPAFPFHPGLGHLERERLALAAGPTLRPDMSYAERLAAERQHAERVAALSNDPLARLQMLNVTPHHHQHSHIHSHLHLHQQDAIHAASASVHPLIDPLASGSHLTRIPYPAGTIPNPLLPHPLHENEVLRHQLFAAPYRDLPGSLSAPMSAAHQLQAMHAQSAELQRLALEQQQWLHAHHPLHGVPLPTQEDYYSHLKKESDKPL; translated from the exons ATGTTTTCATCAAACCGGGCCAAGGAGAATGGGGGTCCCACACCCAAAAGAATGAAGACACGACAGAACAAAGACTCA AAAGGCCAGGTGGAGGAATCCTGCACCCCCAAAGGCAGCAAGCAGGGCCGAACAGAAGAGATTTCAGAGAGTGAAGGGGAGGACAGCAATGctcccaaaaaaaccaaaactgag GAGTTACCCTGTCCTCCATCCCCGTCAGATGTTGACAGCCTTGATGGCCACAGCTTCAATGATGAGATGAGCAGTGACCCACGGGACATTGACCAGGATAACAGGAGCACCTCGCCAAGTGTCTACAGCCCCGGAAGCGTGGAGAATGACTCTGACTCTTCCTCTGTGCTGTCCCAGGGACCATCTCACTCCTATCACCACCCTCCGCTCTTCCCTCAGAGTCCTCCGGTagctcctcctcctgacagcctgGCCCGCCCGCCTGAGCCGAGCTTTGGTCTCCCAGCCGAAGTCCACCCGCAGGGCCCCACTGCAGGGAGCTACCACTCTCAGCTCGAGGGTCAAGCTTCACGGATTTTCCAGGCTCAGGCCCCACAGACAcctgcctcctcctcttctgctgttGCCACCTCTTctactccctcctcctcctcctcctcctctgcccatGCTCCTCTTTACCCTACAGCCAATATGGTCCAGGCTGGGACCAAAATTGCCAGTGGTGTGGGGGGGCTCCCAGCATCAGGGGGTCGCGAGCAGACCCTCAGTGCCAAGCACAATCCACCGCCCACCACCCCTATCTCACTGGCATCAGTGGTTGGTGGGCTTCCCCCTCAAAAGACCCCCCCAGCCAaccctccagctgcctccccggcttctgctccttcctttccCCATGTCTCTGCTAATCTGCCTCCCCTGCCAGCTCTGCGCCCACTCAACAATGCAGTGGCCACCTCCAGTTCTCCGGGGATGGTGGGGCAGACCCTGGCTGGGCACCTCCCATTGCCCCATGGGATGGGGCAGGACAAGGCACAAACCGTGGCCCCGTCACGTTATCCCTATGCCCCTCCACCACTGCCACCGTCCAGTTCCTCTGCTCAGTACCCCCAGGCGtcccctgcccagcccctgcccagttACAGTGCCTCCTATGGCCactccttccccctgcccagtGGCCTCTCGGTGTCTAGTCAGCCCCCCAAATACACCCAGCCCTCCCTGCCTTCCCAGCCTGTCTGGAGCCAGGGGCCGCCCCCCTACAGCCGTCCGCTGGGCAACACCAGCTCCcaccctgctgcctccttccctggCCAGAGCTCCCACCACCAGCAGGCGCCCCAGCAGCACCACCATGGGCATGGGAGTGGAGCGGGGGTTTCCCCAGCCACAGTAGCTCCTCCCCAGGCCCCCGGGGGTTACTCGCACACCCTGGAGTCAAACAACCATCACCCTTCCCATGCCACTTATGGGCTGCGACTCTACCCACCCCACAGCCAGGCCACTTACAGCCAGGCTCCCTCTGCGGCCGCTgcggccccctcctcctcctcctcctcttcctcctcctcctcctcctcctcctcctcctcctcctcctcctcctcgtcgtcTTCCGCCTCTTCTGCCTCTTCCCAGGGAAGCTATCCTGGCCTGTGTGCTCACCCCCAGGGGCAGAGCCCTGCCACATACACCTTCCCTCCACCGCCCCCGCCCTCCCCTGCCCACGGCGCTGGCCCTCCTGTCACTTCGGCTTCCACCACGCTCTCCACTGTCATTGCCACCATGGCctccccctcctcagccccctaCAAGACCGTGTCGCCCCCGGTGCCCCCCTCAGCCATAGCCCCCTATGGGAAGCGAGCATCATCCCCTGTCCCTACCTTCCAGCCCCCAGCTCCCTACAAGCCAGGCTCTCCCCCTGTGtcctctgcctcctccttccACGTGGCTACCCCTCCCAGCTACCACATGACATCTTCCCCTGTGATGGGTGGTTACAaagccccctcccctgccccggccgccccctcaCTGCCGGGCAGCATGGGTGCCCCCGCACCACCGCTGCCCCCCCTCCCACTGAGTGCAGCACAGATCAAGCAGGAGCCATCAGAGGAGTACGAGCCTCCTGAGAGCCCCATGCCGCCGGCTCGCAGCCCCTCGCCGCCCCCCAAGGTGGTGGACGTGCCCAGCCATGCCAGCCAGTCAGCCAG GTTCAACAAACACCTGGACCGTGGCTTCAACTCCTGCTCCCGCACAGACCTGTACTTTGTACCCCTTGACGGCTCCAAGCTGGCCAAGAAAAGGGCAGACTTGGTGGAAAAAGTCCGGAGAGAGGCTGAGCAGAAGGCCCGTGAGGAGAAGGAACGAGAGAGGGAgcgggagagggagaaggagagggaaagagagaaggagagggagctggagagaaGCGTG AAGATGGCCCAGGAGGGCCGGCCAGTTGAATGCTCATCTCTTGGGCCTGTTCCCCATCGCCCCTCCTTTGAGCAGGGCAGTGCTGTAGCAACTGTTCCCCCATACCTGGGCCCTGACACTCCAGCTCTGCGCACACTCAGTGAATATGCACGGCCACACGTTATGTCCCCCAGCAACCGCAACCACCCTTTTTATGTGCCCCTGGGTGCTGTTGACCCAGGCTTGCTGGGGTACAACATGCCAGCCATCTACAGCAGTGACCCAGCTACGCGGGAGCGAGAGTTGAGGGAGCGAGAAGCCCGTGAACGAGACCTGAGGGACCGAGACCTGCGTGAACGTCTCAAGCCTGGGTTTGAAGTCAAGCCAGCTGAGTTGGAGCAGCTTCATGCCGTGCCAGCTGCTGCCATGGATCCTTTCCCACGCCATGGCGGGCTGAGTCTGCAGACAGCCCCTGGCCTTCATCCTGCTTTTCCCTTCCACCCAGGGCTGGGCCACTTGGAGCGGGAGAGGCTGGCGCTGGCGGCTGGCCCAACCCTTCGTCCTGACATGTCCTATGCTGAGCGCTTGGCAGCCGAGCGCCAGCACGCAGAGCGGGTGGCTGCTCTCAGCAATGACCCTCTGGCCCGGCTTCAGATGCTCAATGTGACACCACATCATCATCAGCATTCCCACATCCACTCCCACCTCCATCTCCACCAGCAGGATGCTATACATGCAG CCTCAGCCTCTGTTCACCCTCTTATTGACCCACTTGCCTCGGGATCACATCTCACCCGGATACCATACCCAGCGGGAACCATCCCCAACCCACTCCTCCCTCACCCCTTACATGAGAATGAAGTGCTGCGCCACCAGCTTTTTG CTGCACCCTACAGGGACCTGCCGGGGTCTCTCTCTGCACCGATGTCAGCAGCACATCAGCTTCAGGCCATGCATGCACAGTCAGCTGAGCTGCAGCGCTTGGCTCTAGAACAGCAGCAGTGGCTTCATGCCCACCACCCTCTGCATGGAGTACCGCTCCCTACACAGGAGGATTACTACAG tcacctgaagaaagaaagtgacAAACCCCTTTAA